A genomic region of Nymphaea colorata isolate Beijing-Zhang1983 chromosome 2, ASM883128v2, whole genome shotgun sequence contains the following coding sequences:
- the LOC116246947 gene encoding uncharacterized protein LOC116246947 has translation MASVEVAPASVEVSTTAEQVSEQTTVVEEKQAPPEPVSEETPAAEPTPEAPVVEEKQEAVVEAEVKVEEEAAQPVEVVEAKEEEATAEPPAAEEKKEEVVEEKEEAAAVEAEAETKVVEEEVAEVPAPVAQEPEAPPATEVVQETVVAAEETAVAE, from the exons ATGGCCAGCGTCGAG GTTGCTCCAGCATCTGTCGAGGTAAGCACAACTGCAGAACAAGTGAGCGAGCAGACCACCGTAGTGGAGGAGAAACAAGCACCACCAGAACCAGTCTCCGAGGAGACCCCTGCCGCCGAGCCAACGCCAGAGGCCCCAGTGGTGGAGGAGAAGCAGGAGGCAGTGGTGGAGGCGGAAGtgaaggtggaggaggaagCAGCGCAGCCGGTGGAGGTTGTGGAGGCGAAGGAAGAAGAGGCCACGGCGGAGCCCCCAGCAgctgaggagaagaaggaggaggttGTTGAAGAGAAGGAGGAAGCAGCAGCGGTAGAGGCAGAGGCGGAGACTaaggtggtggaggaagaggtggCGGAGGTACCTGCTCCTGTTGCTCAGGAGCCAGAGGCACCACCAGCCACAGAGGTGGTGCAGGAGACCGTCGTCGCTGCAGAGGAGACCGCTGTTGCTGAGTAG
- the LOC116247408 gene encoding putative lipid-transfer protein DIR1, translated as MEAKLKLPTTVVLLVAMTLGAAAGFGMGPLQTQPSALCNMSQDGLMACKPWVTTGSAALPIDPSAPCCAALAGADLTCLCSYRNSMVLPALGIDPKLAMLLPKKCNILPPPQC; from the coding sequence ATGGAGGCCAAGCTGAAGCTGCCGACGACGGTGGTGCTGCTGGTGGCAATGACTCTGGGTGCAGCAGCTGGGTTCGGCATGGGTCCGCTGCAGACCCAGCCCAGCGCCCTCTGCAACATGAGCCAAGATGGGCTAATGGCGTGCAAGCCTTGGGTTACTACCGGCTCTGCTGCTCTGCCCATTGATCCTTCCGCCCCTTGCTGCGCTGCTCTGGCCGGTGCCGACTTGACCTGCCTGTGCTCCTACCGCAACTCCATGGTGTTGCCTGCATTGGGGATTGATCCGAAGCTGGCCATGCTGCTGCCCAAGAAGTGTAACATCCTGCCGCCTCCTCAATGCTAA